The segment CGCCTCGGTCAGCTTGTGCATGCCGCCCTGCACGACCCAGACGCCTTGCGCCTCGGCCTGCCAGATTAGGGACAGGAGGGCGGGGGCGTGGGTCGGGCTGCCGCCCACATAGGTGGCGTAGCGGCCAAAAAGCTGGCGGAGGCGGGGGTCGCGGAAGCTGCGCTTCAACAGGCCCTTGAGCGTTGAGAGCGGGGCCATCGCGGGGATGAGGTGCGGGTGTGTCAGCACGTGTTTGGCAAGCGCCGACAGCCGCGGTTCGGGCGCCTGCATCATCGGCGCGTCGAACGCGGCAAAGAGCTGGCGGGTGCGTTTCGTGAACGTCAGGAAGTCCTGCACCGCCGCAGTGCCGCCAAAGGCGCGCAGGGCGTCCAAATTGCTGTCTTCGTCTGAATAGAGACTGAGTGTGCTGCCGTCGGGCCAGAAGTGCCGCGCCAATTCGTGTTGCTTGATCAGCGTGACATGATCATCGAGCCGCGTGCCCAATTGCGCAAAGAGGTCGTCGAAGACGTGGCGCATGGTCAGCACGGTGGGCCCTGCATCTATGGGCCCTGCGGCCGAGGGGAGCGTGCGGATTTTGCCCCCCACCTGACCGTGCCGTTCCAGCAGCGTCACGCCATAGCCCGCTGCCCGCAGTCGGACGGCGCAGGCCAGGCCGGCGATGCCTGCGCCGATGATCACGGCGCGGTGCGGGGTGGGAGATATGACATGGACCATGCCGGGAATATTGACTCGTGACAGGGTATGTGTCCAGTATGGTTTACACTTTGGTGTCGCGCCAAAGTGACATGCACACCGAATGGGAGCGCCGCATATGGGCCTGAGCACACGGATCGAAGCGGCAATTGCCGAGGCTGTGGCCGCAGGGCAGGGGGCCGGACGGGCCACGCCGCCCAAGCTGGCCAGCGCGCTGCACTATGCAACGGCCCCCGGCGGTGCCCGCATCCGACCCACCATTCTGATGTCCGTCGCGATGGCCTGTGGCGACGACCGCCCGACCATCTCGAACGCGGCGGCCTCTGCGCTCGAGATGATTCACTGCGCATCCCTTGTCCATGATGATCTGCCCTGTTTTGACGATGCTGACATGCGGCGCGGCAAGCCGTCTGTGCACAAGGCCTATTCCGAACCCCTGGCGGTACTGGCGGGCGACAGCCTGATCGTGCTGGCCTTCGAGACGTTGGCACGGCAGTCGGGTCTGGCCCCTGACCGGGTGGCGCAGCTGATCATCACGCTGGCGCAGCGCACCGGCATGCCCGGTGGCATCTGTGCCGGGCAGGGATGGGAGAGCGAGGATCAGGTGGATCTGTCCGCCTACCACCAGGCCAAGACCGGGGCACTGTTCATTGCCGCAACCCAGATGGGGGCCATCGCGGCGGGGCAGGAGGCCGAACCGTGGTTCGAGTTGGGCGACCGCATCGGCGAGGCGTTCCAGGTGGCCGACGATTTGCGCGACGCCCTTTATGACGAGGCGACGCTGGGCAAGCCTGCGGGTCAGGATGATCTGCACGGGCGGCCCAATGCCGTCACCCAATTGGGTGTGCAGGGGGCGATTTCGCGCCTGAAGGATATTCTGGGCGGGGCCATCGCCTCGATCCCGTCATGCCCGGGTGAGGCGCAGCTGGCCGAGATGGTGCGGATGTATGCCGAGCGGTTGACGCCCGTCGTGTCGCCAAGCCGTGTGCCGGGTGAATGAGCGCCGAGGCGCATGATCTGCCCGCGTGGCGGGGCGGTTGGCTGAACCGGCTGGTGGCCAGGCCCGGCTTTCAAAGCTGGGCCAGCAAGTTTCCCCTGACACGGGCGCGGGCGCGCGCCGACGGCGCGGCGTTGTTCGATGTCGTGCAGGGCTTTGTCCAAAGCCAGGTGCTGATGGCGCTGGTCGAATTGGACCTGTTCCGCCGGTTGCGTGCGGGGCCGCAAAGCGCCGGGGCGTTGGGCCGCGCATGCGATGTGCCCGAAGATCGGATGCAGGTGCTGTTGCAGGCCGGGGCTGCGCTGGGGCTTTTGAAGCGCAAGCGCGACAGGTTCGCGCTGGCCCGCAAGGGCGCGGCGTGCATGGGCGTGCCGGGCCTTGAGGCGATGATCCGGCACCACAGGGCATTCTATGATGATCTGCGGGATCCCGTGGCCCTGTTGCGGGGTCCGGACGAGACACAGCTGAGCCGGTTCTGGCCCTATGTCTTTGGCGGTGACGTGGATGCGGGCGATGCCGCGATCTATTCCGACCTGATGGCGCAAAGCCAGCGGTTGGTGGCCGAGGATACGCTGCGCGCCGTGTCGTTGAAGGGTGTGCGGCATCTGCTGGATATCGGCGGTGGCACGGGCGCGTTTCTGGAAGCGGCGGGCCAGGCCAACCGCGCGATGCGGATGACCCTGTTTGATCTGCCGCCCGTGGTGCCTGATGCGCAGGCGCGGTTTGATGCGGCCGGCATGGCCGACCGGGTCACGATCGCGCCGGGATCGTTTCGGGACGATTTCCTGCCGGACGGCGCGGATGCGATTTCGCTGATCCGCGTCCTGTATGATCATTCGGACGATACGGTGCGGGACCTTCTGGCGAAAGTGCACGACGCCCTGCCGCCCGGTGGCCGCCTGATCGTGTCCGAGCCGATGGGCGGCGGGGCGCGGCCCGAGCGGTCGGGCGACGTGTATTTCGCATTCTACACCATGGCGATGCAGACGGGCCGCGCCCGGTCCGCGGCCGAGATCGGGGCGCTTCTGGCGCAAGCGGGCTTTGCCACTGTGCGCAGTCCGGCCCCGGCCCGCGCCTATGTCACGCGCGTGATGACGGCGGTGCGTCCAGATTGATTGACAGATAAGTGTCTAATCTAATTGACACATGAGACTGTCCAACTAGAATGACAGTAAGCGACAAAGTGCTGCCCTGAGTCTCTTTCATCGAATCTTGGGCAATCGCGGCAAATGAACATGGAGACGATCTTGGACACTTCCGCCGTCCTTCTCAAAGGTCCCAGGGATCTGGATGTGGATACGCTGGCGCTGACTGCGCCGGGGGCGGGTGACCTGGTTGTCGAGGTGACGCATTCGGGGATTTCGACCGGAACGGAGAAGCTGTTCTGGTCGGGCGAGATGCCCCCCTTTCCCGGCATGGGCTATCCGCTGGTGCCCGGCTACGAGGCCGCCGGAGAGGTGGTCGAGGCCGGGCCGCTGACGGGCTTCAAGCCGGGCGACCGCGTGTTCGTGCCCGGATCGAATTGCTTCGAAAATGCTTTTGGCCTGTTTGGCGGTGCCGCGAAGACGCTGGTGACCGACAGTGAAC is part of the uncultured Tateyamaria sp. genome and harbors:
- a CDS encoding polyprenyl synthetase family protein, translating into MGLSTRIEAAIAEAVAAGQGAGRATPPKLASALHYATAPGGARIRPTILMSVAMACGDDRPTISNAAASALEMIHCASLVHDDLPCFDDADMRRGKPSVHKAYSEPLAVLAGDSLIVLAFETLARQSGLAPDRVAQLIITLAQRTGMPGGICAGQGWESEDQVDLSAYHQAKTGALFIAATQMGAIAAGQEAEPWFELGDRIGEAFQVADDLRDALYDEATLGKPAGQDDLHGRPNAVTQLGVQGAISRLKDILGGAIASIPSCPGEAQLAEMVRMYAERLTPVVSPSRVPGE
- a CDS encoding methyltransferase — protein: MSAEAHDLPAWRGGWLNRLVARPGFQSWASKFPLTRARARADGAALFDVVQGFVQSQVLMALVELDLFRRLRAGPQSAGALGRACDVPEDRMQVLLQAGAALGLLKRKRDRFALARKGAACMGVPGLEAMIRHHRAFYDDLRDPVALLRGPDETQLSRFWPYVFGGDVDAGDAAIYSDLMAQSQRLVAEDTLRAVSLKGVRHLLDIGGGTGAFLEAAGQANRAMRMTLFDLPPVVPDAQARFDAAGMADRVTIAPGSFRDDFLPDGADAISLIRVLYDHSDDTVRDLLAKVHDALPPGGRLIVSEPMGGGARPERSGDVYFAFYTMAMQTGRARSAAEIGALLAQAGFATVRSPAPARAYVTRVMTAVRPD